taggctggcagcactagggttggctAAACTGTTTGTTGGgagatgctgtttttttttaacatgtgttgccattttctttttcattttttttatgtgttgccATTATAAATCTTGttatttatgtcaacattttcactgtcaacattttcactGTCCACTTTAAAaccctgtacacattttacatgtcgaccTTATGACTGTGTTAACCTTATGACTGTGTTGATcttatgactgtagacattttcactgtagacttCTCATTCCCAACCCTGATAAtttgatatattaaaatatgagGTCTGTAACCTTATACTTTCAGGAACTTTTCTGATTGGCTGTATGTGGgttctagccacacccacttcaaAACTACTTACAACGAGACGCCATTAaggcataaaaaaaatacaaaatgctcTCACATCATATGGCTACTTGTCTAAAAAATATAACTGCATTCCTAATTGTAATAATTTTGATGCTTAAGAGATATATACATATTCCAGACATTTTTATGCCCCATACATAAACTAAGTTGATGCGATCTGGGGAATAACCCCATATTATTGATATTGAGGGGAAATATAGTACTCAGCCACACGTATACTAAAATTTCTTTTTGCTCAGCACCCACTCCTGCAAATTGAGATATATTATTGGAGAGACAGCGCGTTTTCGATAGATTACCTATCGATTTTAACAGAGTTCCATTTTGGTTCATTTTGTCAATTacttggttttaatatttcactacttctATTCACACTCAAGTTatactattttaatttatattaataaaatttgaTTAAGTTTTATATATTTCCATTATCCTCTGAGTGCCCCTAAAAcacataagggggtaaatgtatcaatctgcgggttcttgaacacccgcgtgttcagcctcttccgcgattaaatttcaagcggagctgcattgtaaagggttaacttccctttacaatgcagcgccgcttgaaatttaatcgcggaagaggctgaacacgcgggtgttcaagaacccgcagattgatacatttaccccaaggtgttttCTTGTTGTTTTCTCTACTTATTTGAATTTTTGTAGGGTGCACCTATCTCCAGATGTGAAGCCATTATATTTAACATTTGAGATTGAGAAAGAAGTCTGATTTCCATCTGGAATTTATAGGATTTTTCCTGGTGCGATAGGGAGGTTTGTTGGCACTTTAATaccctgtacacattttacatgtcgatCTTATGACTGTATTAACCTTATGACTGTGTTGATcttatgactgtagacattttcactgtagacttCTCATTCCTAACCCTGATAATTTGATATATTGAAATATGAGGTCTGTAACCCCATACTTTCAGGAACTTTTCTGATTGGCCGTATGTGGgttctagccacacccacttcaaAACTACTTACAACGAGACGCCATTAAGgcatacaaaaaatacaaaaggcTCTCACATCATATGGCTACTTGTCTAAAAAATATAACTGCATTCCTAATTGTAATAATTTTGATGCTTAAGAGATGTATACATATTCCAGAcatttttataactatttatttCAAGGTATTTCAAAATCACCATTCTATAATTTATTGCAGATAATCGTAAAACATAATTCCTGAGGTATATCaatgtaaaaattataaatatacatttttagctTCAACATTTGTGGCTCAGAAAACAGTGTGTAAGAATACCACATTTGCTAAACATTTACCATCATAATAATGCATTctggaattataaaaaaaaatacttggccTGTCACCATGAGAAAACTTTTACAAAATGATTTTGCTTTCTCAGATAGACTTGCCATTACGTAGAAACCATCCAATTCTGAATCTTCTAAAATCAAACATTTGAAGAGGCTCCTTTCAGACCTGCTGCCACCATCGCAAAGCCCTAGAatacataaaaaattaaaacattgcaACAAAATATAAATGTCATTATGTCTAATAATAGGTAGACTCCCATGAATTCTATTTGTGGGTAATGCTTAATTTGGCATGTATAATTTCCGTTAACTCAAACTCCTAGTAGTCTTAGGACACAAGCTCAATAAAGGAGTCTGTGGGGAGCTTTGCAGAGGTGCTTTCAAATTGCTTTTTGAACACACAGAAAATTAGCCCCATTAACCAATTTGGGGAACATTGTTTCTGTATGCACTGGAactcaaaacataaaaaaaaacaaaactcatgTTCACAGCATCCAAAGGGATTAAGAGACCCTTATTATCTGTGTGATCAAGGTCTTAGATGAAAATAGTGATGTGCCCTTTTAGTAATGTGCAGGTTAGACCAGTTATCACATGTTGCAACTGATCATTGTACATCACAGGGTAAGTTAACCAAGCAACCAACAGCCCTGGAATGATAAGTGCTGAACAGCAATGGAGCAGTGGGGAATGGTGGCAGCAATGGAAATTCCTCTTGCTAATCTGCAATTTATGCTCTTTACCTGAAGAATCCTTACATTGTGCAAAGCAAAAATACTAAATAATACTTTAAAAAATATGTGCACGGAGCTCTATTCTCATGTCCCTAAGGTTTTAGACCCAGCAACAAACATATAAAGTCTCTGATGCATTGAGGGTGTTGGAGGTTCTCTCCAGCATCACCAGGAGCCATGTGAGGTTTGCacaatgctaaaaaaaacaacacattcttTGTGGGGAGGATTCATTTCAGCCCCAACTGGAACAATTTCGACAAGAGGCCAAGTGATGGCTCTACATGGATGACATCACTCTCTTCTGTGCAGATCAGCAGTCAGTGACAGCACTCTTCCAGACCTGCAAGAATTTCATCCAGGCTTCAGGGGCAAAGGGAAGTCAGAGGCAAAGTTTTTCAGACATCTCTTATCCCCTGCTTTATTCCCCTTCACGATCAAGTCAAACTTCATCAAGATTCTGGGTTAGTGGAGAGGGTGTGTCCCTAAAGTGATGGGAAGCGAGACTGGCAAATACAGAAAATTGGACCGTGGACCCTCAGAAACATTACCATCGAAAGGTAAGCACTGGTGCTGTGCAACAAGATCCTTCCTGTTCTTCAGTACATGGCCCAGGAGTGGCCACCACTTACTGTGgtctgcaagaccatcacaaggacagtcttccacttcatctggggctccaaactGGACAGAGAAAAGtggtcagttatgtacaaggtgCCTGTCAAAGCGAGAAAGAGAtacctgatatccccaccatggcTGCGAGCTttctttgtttgtaactgcaTCCGATAATGGCGATAAAAATCCTACTTATTGGCAGGATCAGGGacttattaataaataggccccaagaTCTGTCCATGTGTGGTTATACTTAATACTTATACAAACCTCCCATTGCAATCAGCTGCACAATTTGCTGGAGGTGATGGTTTACATACGTTGTAttttaatagttttatatttaaatgaaagaatacatatatatatagaaattatgACATATTTTAAATCACCCACTTGTTTCAATTATTACACATACATCATTTTAACACTTTAACTTATTTTGGGAGCAAACTAGTACTTTCCAGATGTCAAAAACATGCTTCAGCCTTATTTCtagaaagtatattggttaataagtGCAAATTAATTTTCACATTATAGCTATCTTAGATAATGTTACAAAAGAATGGACACATTGATGAGTTTTACATTATACAGGAAGAATCACCATACGTCTCACCTCTTTAATATTGATTGAGGGATTCTCCAGCATAGTACCAGGAATATAAATTCCTTGTGTCATTTTTTCtgccaaataaaaatacaataatgtaTTAATCATGTCAAAAGTCCCTGGTGTGAAAATTCTCTTATTAAGGCtgtgatttgtttatttttaccatTAACAGCTGGTACTGCCACCTCTTTTAATAGCTTCTTAACTCCTTCCTTTGTTACACCCTGTATACAATAAGGAAGCGGACACCAGAATGTTAGAGGAAGGTCACGTATTCTGAGATCAATACAGCTGCAACAtccatgaaaaaatatatcttgACAAATTTTCAACTTCAAACAAATGACTCTCATAATGAGCAGTAAGTGCTCTTTGTTGGTaattttctctcctttttttaaGAATTGATTTATAAGATGTATAACAGTCACGCTCCACATACTTGTTTAGGGGTCTATCTGGCTAGACGGATGATTTTCTATTATTGCTTATCGTGAAATGTAGAAAATCACCAATCACTAATGAATTATTAAAATCCCGCCACGATACTGGTCCAGAGAGGTATGGGTTAAATTACTGCTTCATCAGGCCAGTCTCTGGGGATATGCTAATGTGTGATCCGACTTGAGCTTTCAGTTccgctaatttaaaaaaaatattataaaaatcgAATTATAAAGGGatatattcaaatttttttttttttttaaaaaggccactgagaaaaaaaactttattttaagaataaagcattttttaaaattaactttctTCTTTTATCACTCATGCTTcacatttatttctataaagCAGATTTGTTGAATAAGGGAaaatggcgataacagaagaagGATTGCGACAATGTTTGCTCCACCATggtgcttgttaaatagacttccgcCTGCCTCACATAGGGAAGCTATTGGCTTCAATATCCGGCGAtgaccccttgatgtataggtCGAAGATTATTCTCTGGCAAAAACACATACTTTCACCGGAGATAGGGCTTTTCGCCCTTCTAAAAGTAGCAGTCATAACCATTACATTGTACCTGAAAATAGTGGTTTCCTAAATTATCACCAGAATCCAGTTATGCAAAAGTGAAGGTAGAAAATGTACCATAAACCATATAAATAGGATTACCCATATAAAAATGGATAAACCTCAAGttggttttattgaataaatatagGCAGTTTGTCCTACCTTTGGCAATTTAGTGTCAGACGGACTCTCGTCCATTTGTAACCTGTAAGGGAACACATTTTCTCGGTGAGTTTGGTGATAAATTTACACAACATCTTAAGGGTAACACAATGTAATATAAAGTAATAGCAGTGTCTTGGAGAATTAATAAGAATGGGTTTGCTGTTGCCAGTACATTTGTCTAAAGTGCAATTATTCATTCCTATTCCTGACAAAATCTGTTTTGTGTTACCATTGCTGCCCACAGTCACAGGatacacagtgaaatataatgtattttaggGTAGATGAAGGGTTTTTATTGTCAGAACAGATATCTTTATAATTCTTGAGGGTGGAATAGAATCCACAGAATTAATTACATGGCTGGAGTGACGAGGAAGAAGGTGGTTTGAGAATGCAACGTTAGGCTTCTGTGGACAAGTGCCTAATGTACACATATTTTAGGAGGACAAAGTACAGGAGTATATCTTGGCTATCTTATCACCTGATCAGGCTGCTGGAACCCGTAAGGTTGAAACCTGGACCTCCTTTGGCATCTGACAAGGAAAAATTGGCATTGAATCTAGCCACCTGTATAAGGAATGAGAAGATATATCAGATATATTTACAAgttgtattaataaatgtataacttTAATACATTGCTGAATGTCTACATCCTATATGAAGTGACACTTACTATTTTAACACCAAAGAGACGCTGGGTTCTGGCTTTCGGAGGACAAGCATATGTTTGAATAAGTCCATAAAAATCAACTGTCATATTGTTTGATTTAAGGTAGACTCTTGGAGGTCTGGTAGCAGATATTTGAATTTTCACAGGTGCCGGGTTTGGAAAACGTTGAGATATCTAAAACAAAAGCAATATTTAGAAAGCATCTGCCAACAGTTTCTATGGGAATTACTTTACGTAGTTCTCGGAGTGCTTAAGCGATGACATGGTGAATCTCTAGGCTCACCTCTGGTATGTAGACAGACAATTCTGATGTCGTTATCCTTTGGGAACCCTGAACAACATAGTAATTGTGTAAGTAACACAGACGCAATGCAGTTTATTTGTCCACGTGTCTCTTTTCCATCATACTTACTGCCATATGGGTGAGCTTTAAGTTTAAAGATCCAGCTGTGTAATAAGCATCACAGAGAGAATTAATTGAGGACTCGGATATCCCAACATAAATCATAGGCTCCTCTTGGACAGGGAGCATAATTGGTGTAGGAGAGAAAGCTGTCTCAGTCTGGTTACGAGTGTAGAAACGTCCCTGCATGGAGGAGATATTTTCAGTTCAGGACACTTTACGGTTCAATTTCCTATTCTGAGCACCGCCAAACACTTTGGTACATAATAACCATGTGACAATATAGAACATATCGTAGCAGTTGGACTCACATTACTATATCCGTCTTTAGCACTCTCTTTACGTGTGCTGTGGTTGTTTAGTaacaatcaaatataaaataacccatagcaaccaatctgcagTTTGTTTTATCAGATATTGTAAGCTGGACAGTGGAGCTCATCTAATAAGCTCAATGGATGTGCCCCACTGCACATAAATGGTCCATTCAGCGCACTTCAAGGTGCACGCTTACATTTCTGTTTTTGCAGATGTctccacaaactagaagtgcaccAAGTTTGTGAGTAGGTGGAACAATCTGAAGATGAGCACTGTATAAAACATTACATCAACATTCTACCTCCTACCATTTTACTATTTATAGGGGTGACAGTTTACCCTTATCTCTCTGCATTGGCTGTGCTGTAATTTGTCTGTACCGCCTCTATACCTCCCAAAAGTCTAATTATTGTCAGGACTGTGTTTTGGTATATCAGAAGGTAGGTGTGGTTTTACAGTAATGTGAGTGGGGTTTTggcagatgggggggggggggtattttgaaGTTGATTTTGCTTTtgaaaatgttgggagatattttgtagCATATAATATGTGTCGCTGCTTCTCTCCATTGTGGAAATAGTCTCCCTTTAAGTCTTTTTGCTTAGATTTTTCGGTGGGAACAATATATGCGAAAGAGGATCTCaactattaaaattaaaatgcacTATATTATTAGTCGAACTGACTGCGGGCAATTATCTTTAGCCAATTGTTAATCCATTGGTATAGCATTCTATACCTTGGCATGCAATAAAAATATGCTGCATGCAAATAATCGCTTTACTGCAGGAAACACTAGTGATCATGTCACAGATTTCTGCTGTCACTAGTGGCGACATATGATGCAGTTTACATATTTGGTTAAATAATACAAAGACAAAGGTTTGGCATCCATTGATCATGTAAGCACATCATGAGAGATGAAGCTTACTAGCAGCTAGAGTGTCCTAGAAACCCCATTCCTGATGTTAGGACAATGAGGATTATTTACTGTGACATTGCAGATGTGCAGTAATCCACAGCAATAAGTCAGTTAGTCTAACTTGCACAATTAAAGCAAATGTCTATGCTATTGATTACTGCACATTTGTTAATAACCTACATCATCACATTTTAGTAATTCTTGGACTGGGAAACAAGTGATACTTACCTTTAAATCTATGTCAGCGTACTGGTCTGAAATCTCTGGATTACCCACAAGAGACATATCAATGTCAATGAACGGACTGAGGGTCAAATTCActgcagaaaataaaatgtaataacaaaAATTTAGCTGCcattttcaatttttattattattgttattattattattattattattattattattattattattaataaacattctTTGAATACTTTTCAAAAATGACATGCGCACAGTACTGGTATCAAGCGAAATGGGTGACCCTGTTCAATCCTGCTTACAACCTGAACAAGAGGCAGGACTGAAACAAAagacacaaggggctagatttactaacaggcgtgatgcatggcgccttgaagccgccatgcatcgcggcggttttgcggcgggtttgcattgcaaacagccggatttactaatgggtgcatttcagcttcaatttgaagccgccggcgatgtcacggcaggatgtaatgctcaaagctgccggcggctttgaatagaacatggcgcttttgctttaaatgacggtgCTTTCGTGAAAAGGcggttttttgaaaattacacctgtctcctggcctgttactattggctattttcaaactcaggagatttgacatcacaagccatatataaaccactggcctgacacttttttctctgatagggttttgaggagttttgagagaggagttagttggtttgtgctttgtgagagttggactttggtggattggtggagcgatatctgattgaagtgtgagtagtcctgtggtatttttctgttttgtacatttattttctcttttattttctgtcttgtattttttgtatttgacttgtcctttgtctgtgttacttgtgtgtgcctgtgtggagagtgtgtctgtatttagtgtagtttgtcctttgtgtttgtaagtctttctgtgttttctgtgtttggcatttatttgtcattatgtccagagataggaggggagaacaggctgaggagagggagatggaggttgaggggtcagaggagggagagggagaggttgaggagacaggacagggcaggaagaccaaggcagggaggaatgtgcgcttctcacatgatgagaattgtgtgttggtgcacaatatcattccctgctacgaggtcatcctaggcaacctggcagcccggactcctctaaggcggcgtcaccaattgtgggggcgtgtctttGATGCCATGAACGCGGTGgacccactgaagcggacagtggcacactgccgcaaacgcttctttgatattaagaggaggcttaaagagaagatggccaagga
The nucleotide sequence above comes from Mixophyes fleayi isolate aMixFle1 chromosome 6, aMixFle1.hap1, whole genome shotgun sequence. Encoded proteins:
- the LOC142095007 gene encoding BPI fold-containing family C protein-like, producing MLWFTAITSILLSLSGMSYSDNPGIKIRVTENALDRGVKNLINDMISQNKEYQLPDSGGSTIIASEEMKYEFTNMRMVHFNSTNISATWVPETGLKITMQDGSATINCNWKIESSLIKDSGSSVLTLTGISLSVVLLVHRSDTGMPSVFVLDCQSDVQGTDFKMIGGVSYVYDALRQPIENLVRTNFNQQLCSSIKSEVKKWEQSLSHLNLNLTLSPFIDIDMSLVGNPEISDQYADIDLKGRFYTRNQTETAFSPTPIMLPVQEEPMIYVGISESSINSLCDAYYTAGSLNLKLTHMAGSQRITTSELSVYIPEISQRFPNPAPVKIQISATRPPRVYLKSNNMTVDFYGLIQTYACPPKARTQRLFGVKIVARFNANFSLSDAKGGPGFNLTGSSSLIRLQMDESPSDTKLPKGVTKEGVKKLLKEVAVPAVNEKMTQGIYIPGTMLENPSINIKEGFAMVAAGLKGASSNV